A region from the Spirochaeta thermophila DSM 6192 genome encodes:
- a CDS encoding alpha-amylase family glycosyl hydrolase yields MKRLPLWFFHLSARYQRPVRSLREVPEEEVERISSRGITFLWLIGVWERSNASRRLKELMGKGDVLGSAYAITAYRVDPSAGTREDLLSLRRRLHRYGIGLMVDVVPNHTAIDSDWVYGHPDWFISTREAPFPWYRFSGENLSSHPHIEIRVEDGYYTRKDAAVVFERRDRRTGEVRYLYHGNDNQSVPWNDTAQLDYTRQDLREEMLRTIRRVGEAADGIRFDAAMLLMRDQYRRLWFPAPGERTMVPSRERFSLGDEEFSALYPREFWDEVEEVCLEFPHLFTVAEVFWGLQDACASRFFFDAVYDASFAAHVAAEENSRFQERLRDLARRPERAGRMLFYLSSPDDLPPLMRYDPLRKYQGAVVFLTTLPGSILFTHGQWEGFREKYEMDGKSPGWEEGAELEAWHDETITPLLKERELFARPERWEVCRFSTEGGFVEDVFSFFSQRGGRRHLVCYNNSGSPRNGMVLKEGGWGPPSGGGRRLSWYDRISGRRGGGDLHVVEREGLPLALAPYQAVVLELSYE; encoded by the coding sequence GTGAAGCGTCTTCCTCTGTGGTTCTTCCATCTCTCGGCCCGGTACCAGAGACCTGTTCGATCCCTGCGGGAAGTGCCCGAGGAGGAGGTGGAGCGTATCTCGTCGAGGGGGATCACCTTCCTCTGGCTCATAGGTGTATGGGAGCGGAGCAACGCCTCGAGACGGCTCAAGGAGCTCATGGGGAAGGGGGATGTGCTGGGATCGGCCTATGCGATCACCGCGTACCGTGTGGACCCTTCGGCAGGCACCCGGGAGGATCTCCTCTCTTTGAGGAGGCGTCTCCATCGGTACGGGATCGGGCTCATGGTGGACGTGGTACCCAACCACACCGCCATCGATAGCGACTGGGTGTACGGGCATCCGGACTGGTTCATCTCCACGAGAGAAGCCCCCTTCCCCTGGTATCGATTTTCGGGTGAGAACCTCTCCAGCCACCCTCACATAGAGATCAGAGTGGAGGATGGGTACTACACCCGAAAGGATGCGGCGGTGGTCTTCGAGAGGCGTGACAGGCGCACGGGGGAGGTGCGATACCTCTATCATGGGAACGACAACCAGTCGGTGCCATGGAACGATACGGCGCAACTCGACTACACCAGGCAAGACCTTCGAGAGGAGATGCTCAGGACCATACGAAGGGTGGGAGAGGCGGCCGACGGGATACGTTTCGACGCTGCGATGCTCCTCATGAGAGACCAGTACCGGAGGCTCTGGTTCCCGGCCCCGGGCGAACGTACCATGGTTCCCTCGAGGGAACGCTTCTCCCTCGGGGATGAGGAGTTCTCGGCCCTCTACCCGCGTGAGTTCTGGGATGAGGTGGAGGAGGTGTGTCTCGAGTTTCCCCATCTCTTCACCGTGGCCGAGGTCTTCTGGGGACTCCAGGACGCGTGTGCCTCCCGGTTCTTCTTCGATGCAGTGTACGACGCCTCGTTCGCCGCGCACGTGGCCGCGGAGGAGAATTCCCGGTTTCAGGAGAGATTGAGAGATCTCGCCCGACGACCGGAACGGGCGGGCAGGATGCTCTTCTACCTCTCCAGCCCTGACGACCTTCCTCCTCTCATGAGATACGATCCCCTCAGGAAGTATCAGGGTGCGGTCGTCTTCCTGACCACCCTTCCGGGGAGTATCCTCTTCACACATGGCCAGTGGGAGGGTTTCAGAGAGAAGTATGAGATGGACGGGAAGAGTCCGGGCTGGGAGGAGGGTGCGGAGCTCGAAGCCTGGCACGATGAGACGATAACTCCTCTCCTGAAGGAGAGGGAGCTCTTCGCCCGTCCTGAGCGATGGGAAGTGTGCCGGTTCTCGACGGAGGGAGGCTTCGTCGAGGATGTCTTCTCCTTTTTCTCGCAGAGAGGAGGGAGGCGACACCTCGTCTGCTACAACAATTCTGGTTCTCCCAGGAATGGGATGGTCCTGAAGGAGGGGGGATGGGGGCCTCCTTCGGGAGGGGGGCGCAGGCTGTCCTGGTACGACCGGATCAGCGGGCGCCGTGGGGGCGGGGATCTGCACGTGGTGGAGAGAGAGGGTCTTCCTCTCGCGCTTGCCCCGTACCAGGCGGTGGTGCTGGAACTCTCCTACGAGTAG
- a CDS encoding bifunctional nuclease family protein, whose amino-acid sequence MNEVKFLEAEVWTVARTEGGNAVLVRPKGSEKVVPIFIGQLEAQSILIGLGNVPMPRPLTHDLILNLFRELGVELLKVEICDLREATFYARLVLSHEGKTLVIDSRPSDALALAVRMHCPVYVADFVVQETAISVQIVGEEEEQAPDPRQLEVSRLEEELKKAIENERYEEAARIRDRLRELRNSQ is encoded by the coding sequence ATGAACGAAGTGAAGTTTCTCGAAGCGGAGGTCTGGACCGTCGCGCGGACAGAGGGAGGGAATGCGGTCCTTGTTCGCCCCAAGGGCTCGGAAAAGGTGGTCCCCATCTTCATAGGGCAGCTCGAGGCCCAGTCCATCCTCATCGGCCTCGGAAACGTGCCGATGCCCCGTCCGCTCACCCATGATCTCATACTCAACCTCTTCAGGGAGCTGGGAGTGGAGCTTCTCAAGGTGGAGATCTGTGACCTCAGGGAGGCGACATTCTATGCGCGTCTCGTCCTCTCCCATGAAGGGAAAACCCTTGTCATCGACTCCCGGCCTTCCGACGCCCTCGCTCTGGCGGTGAGGATGCATTGCCCGGTCTACGTCGCGGATTTCGTGGTGCAGGAGACGGCGATCTCGGTCCAGATCGTGGGGGAAGAGGAGGAACAGGCGCCGGATCCCAGGCAGCTCGAGGTCTCGCGTCTCGAGGAGGAGCTCAAGAAGGCCATAGAGAACGAGCGGTACGAGGAAGCCGCGCGTATCCGTGACAGGTTGAGGGAGTTGAGGAATTCACAGTGA
- a CDS encoding diaminopimelate decarboxylase family protein: protein MQRVLPFSKDQMERLIEEFPTPFHLYDERGIRETARRLYEAFDWVPGGFKNFFAVKALPNPYILKILKEEGMGADCSSLPELVLAEKVGLSGEEIMFTSNNTPYWEYQKAWELGARINLDDITHIPYLEAHVGIPEFICMRYNPGPLKKGNAIIGHPEESKYGFTREQIIEGYRLLKEKGAKRFGLHTMVVSNELNVDYFEDTARLLFSLVAEVKEEVGVDIEFINLGGGIGIPYRPDQEAVDLYELSRRIKAAYDEMIVRRGLYPAQIVMENGRMVTGPHGFLITRAIHRKHTYKRFIGVDACMANLMRPGMYGAYHHITVLGKEDVPPSEVYDVVGSLCENIDKFAIDRALPPIEPGDIIVIHDTGAHGHAMGFNYNGKLRSAEILLREDGSAVCIRRAETVDDYFATLDFSGLDDF from the coding sequence ATGCAGAGAGTGCTCCCTTTTTCGAAGGACCAGATGGAACGGCTGATAGAGGAGTTCCCTACTCCCTTTCATCTTTACGACGAAAGGGGTATCAGGGAGACGGCGCGAAGGCTCTACGAGGCCTTCGATTGGGTTCCCGGCGGATTCAAGAACTTTTTTGCGGTGAAAGCCCTTCCCAACCCCTATATACTCAAGATCCTCAAGGAGGAGGGGATGGGTGCGGATTGCAGTTCTCTTCCCGAACTGGTCCTCGCTGAAAAGGTGGGGCTCTCGGGCGAGGAGATCATGTTCACTTCGAACAATACGCCGTATTGGGAGTACCAAAAGGCCTGGGAGTTGGGGGCCCGTATCAATCTCGACGATATCACCCACATCCCCTATCTCGAAGCGCATGTGGGAATACCCGAATTCATATGCATGCGTTACAACCCGGGGCCGCTCAAGAAGGGGAATGCCATCATCGGTCATCCCGAGGAATCCAAGTACGGGTTCACGCGGGAGCAGATCATAGAGGGATATCGCCTCCTCAAGGAGAAGGGGGCGAAACGGTTCGGGCTCCATACCATGGTGGTGTCGAACGAGCTCAATGTGGACTATTTCGAGGACACGGCACGGCTCCTCTTCTCCCTCGTCGCCGAGGTGAAGGAGGAGGTGGGAGTCGATATAGAGTTCATCAACCTCGGGGGGGGGATCGGTATACCCTACAGACCGGATCAGGAAGCGGTGGATCTCTACGAGCTTTCTCGGAGGATCAAGGCCGCCTATGACGAGATGATCGTGCGGAGAGGTCTCTACCCTGCACAAATCGTGATGGAGAACGGGAGGATGGTGACGGGTCCCCATGGGTTTCTGATCACGCGTGCGATCCACAGGAAGCATACCTACAAGCGCTTCATCGGTGTGGATGCGTGCATGGCGAACCTCATGAGACCGGGGATGTACGGCGCCTACCACCACATCACGGTCCTCGGAAAGGAAGACGTTCCGCCTTCGGAAGTCTACGACGTGGTGGGAAGTCTTTGCGAGAACATCGACAAGTTCGCCATCGACAGAGCGCTCCCTCCGATCGAGCCTGGAGACATCATCGTCATCCATGATACGGGTGCCCATGGCCATGCCATGGGTTTCAATTACAACGGGAAGCTCCGCTCCGCCGAGATTCTCCTGAGAGAGGATGGATCGGCGGTGTGCATCCGGAGGGCCGAGACGGTCGACGATTATTTCGCAACACTTGATTTCTCCGGACTCGATGATTTCTAG
- the dgcA gene encoding diguanylate cyclase DgcA: MEDSELTKEQLALYQKQLFDLRQLIEISKGLNTNLELETLIDSILYVCMGQLRVVKVGIFVRRGVGEHDFVLHRNYFGFDLVHDVEYRIPGEHPIISLLEKTSQPLTLEEMGRVISREEMERLPFYSLSIDLVVPLVAKGVLYGILILGDRIDGEPISQYEKRYLMDLAGIASIALHNAFLYEMAVTDFLTHLKLRNYFDSMLADLMLVVEREQTPLSLIMADLDHFKRLNDTYGHLAGDKVLQEIARVIHFHTRKNDIAARYGGEEFAVLLPHTPLEAAVGIADRIRIAVEHLEIPYGGAVMHITISLGVAQYDPRRDATPEDFIERADKALYMAKEKGRNRVCV; the protein is encoded by the coding sequence ATGGAAGACTCTGAACTCACGAAAGAGCAGCTCGCGCTGTATCAGAAGCAGCTGTTTGATCTCAGACAACTCATCGAGATAAGCAAAGGTCTCAACACCAACCTCGAACTGGAAACGCTCATCGACAGCATCCTCTATGTCTGTATGGGGCAGCTCAGGGTGGTGAAAGTGGGCATCTTCGTGAGGCGGGGAGTGGGTGAGCACGACTTCGTCCTTCACAGGAACTACTTCGGTTTCGATCTCGTCCATGACGTGGAGTACCGGATTCCCGGAGAACATCCGATCATCTCTCTTCTCGAGAAGACCTCACAGCCTCTCACCCTTGAAGAGATGGGCAGGGTGATCTCCAGGGAGGAGATGGAACGGTTGCCGTTCTATTCCCTCTCCATCGATCTGGTGGTTCCCCTCGTGGCCAAAGGGGTGCTCTATGGGATCCTCATCCTGGGAGACAGGATCGACGGGGAACCCATCAGCCAGTACGAGAAGCGATACCTCATGGATCTGGCGGGTATCGCGAGTATCGCACTTCACAATGCCTTTCTTTACGAAATGGCGGTCACCGATTTCCTCACTCATCTCAAGCTGAGGAACTACTTCGATTCCATGCTCGCGGATCTCATGCTGGTGGTGGAACGCGAACAGACTCCGCTCTCCCTCATCATGGCCGACCTCGATCACTTCAAGCGACTCAACGATACGTACGGCCATCTCGCCGGGGACAAGGTACTCCAGGAGATCGCCCGTGTGATCCATTTTCATACGAGGAAAAACGACATCGCGGCCAGATACGGAGGCGAGGAGTTCGCGGTGCTCCTTCCCCATACGCCGCTCGAGGCGGCGGTGGGCATCGCCGACCGGATCCGGATCGCGGTGGAACACCTCGAGATCCCTTATGGTGGCGCCGTCATGCATATCACCATCTCGCTCGGCGTGGCGCAGTACGATCCCCGACGGGACGCCACTCCCGAGGATTTCATAGAGCGTGCCGACAAGGCCCTCTATATGGCAAAGGAGAAGGGAAGGAACAGGGTCTGTGTGTGA